From the Acetobacter aceti genome, one window contains:
- a CDS encoding ABC transporter substrate-binding protein, with amino-acid sequence MTFFTGRLSRRRFGLGALSSLCSAPLLTSRSLHAEELASVTLRVASFRGMDSTILPATGLADFPYKVEFSEFNSGNLIAQAINADAIDVGGWSEIPLAFIAASGARVKVVATVDGPTTDQAIIVPANSPARSFADLKNRKIGYIRSTTAHYFLIHMLAKAGLTLADVTPVPLGMSQGLTALKSGSLDAWATYGYVIPMVVGDGSARVLESAENILSGHYFIGANPVRLPDPAFRLAVADYINRLGKAYALLTQNKKKWAKVISPVIQIPETIVLSDLNAQNRPYRIRPWNEGDIRSAQNVVDTFIEQRLISTRPDLKSVFSNDLRPLLKG; translated from the coding sequence ATGACATTCTTCACGGGACGCCTTTCCCGCCGCCGTTTTGGTCTTGGAGCGCTTTCTTCTCTTTGCAGTGCGCCACTTCTGACATCCCGCAGCCTTCATGCGGAGGAACTTGCATCCGTTACACTGCGTGTTGCGAGTTTTCGGGGAATGGATTCCACAATCCTTCCTGCTACCGGTCTTGCGGATTTTCCTTACAAGGTGGAATTCAGCGAGTTCAATTCAGGAAATCTTATTGCGCAGGCCATCAACGCTGATGCAATTGATGTGGGAGGGTGGAGCGAAATCCCACTGGCCTTCATTGCGGCCTCGGGCGCACGTGTGAAAGTGGTTGCTACCGTTGATGGACCGACAACTGACCAGGCGATTATTGTGCCGGCAAATTCTCCTGCCCGTTCATTCGCCGATCTGAAAAATCGCAAGATTGGATATATCCGTTCAACAACCGCTCATTACTTTCTGATCCACATGCTTGCGAAGGCGGGCCTCACTCTTGCCGACGTCACGCCTGTACCTTTGGGCATGAGCCAGGGTCTTACGGCGCTGAAGTCAGGCAGTCTCGATGCCTGGGCAACCTATGGTTATGTGATTCCCATGGTTGTGGGGGATGGCTCTGCACGTGTTCTGGAGAGTGCCGAAAATATCCTTTCAGGACATTACTTCATCGGGGCTAATCCTGTTCGGCTTCCCGATCCTGCCTTTCGATTGGCTGTTGCGGATTACATCAACCGTCTGGGAAAGGCTTACGCGCTTCTGACGCAGAACAAGAAAAAGTGGGCAAAGGTCATTTCTCCGGTTATTCAGATTCCGGAAACCATCGTGCTGAGCGATCTCAACGCGCAGAACCGTCCGTATCGTATACGCCCCTGGAACGAAGGCGATATCCGGAGTGCTCAGAATGTTGTCGATACCTTTATCGAGCAGCGCCTCATTTCTACACGTCCTGATCTGAAATCTGTTTTTTCAAATGATCTGAGGCCGCTTCTCAAAGGGTAG
- a CDS encoding ABC transporter ATP-binding protein, protein MNYISPLATVATDLQPAVSVRGLSRRFGNGSPVLDKLNLDIAQGEFVALLGRSGSGKSTLLRALSGLDPVREGQISCPQESAVVFQESRLLPWKKVWQNVMLGKTGATRSDARKVLEEVGLGHRTDAWPLTLSGGEAQRAALARALIREPKFLMLDEPFAALDALTRLHMQDLVSSLWQRHKSAVLLVTHDVDEALLLADRAVVLEEGRIRAELRISLPHPRRHYDPAFVQLRSTLLKHLGVDE, encoded by the coding sequence ATGAACTACATATCTCCTCTGGCCACAGTCGCCACTGATCTCCAGCCGGCAGTCAGTGTGCGCGGCCTGAGCCGTCGTTTCGGAAACGGTTCTCCCGTACTGGACAAACTGAATCTGGATATTGCCCAGGGCGAGTTTGTCGCCCTGCTTGGCCGGAGCGGTTCGGGCAAATCGACGTTACTGCGCGCCCTGTCTGGCCTCGACCCCGTCAGGGAGGGGCAGATTTCATGCCCGCAGGAATCCGCCGTGGTGTTTCAGGAAAGTCGTCTCCTGCCATGGAAAAAAGTCTGGCAGAACGTCATGCTTGGGAAAACCGGCGCAACACGCTCTGACGCACGCAAGGTTCTCGAAGAAGTGGGACTTGGGCACCGCACGGATGCGTGGCCACTGACCTTGTCCGGAGGAGAAGCCCAGCGTGCAGCGCTGGCGCGTGCGCTCATTCGGGAACCAAAATTCCTGATGCTGGATGAACCATTTGCCGCACTGGACGCGCTGACACGCCTGCACATGCAGGATCTGGTGTCGTCCCTCTGGCAGCGTCACAAAAGCGCCGTCCTGCTGGTAACGCATGATGTGGACGAAGCGCTTCTGCTGGCGGATCGGGCTGTCGTGCTTGAAGAAGGCCGCATCCGGGCAGAATTGCGTATTTCGCTTCCGCACCCACGACGCCATTACGATCCTGCTTTTGTGCAGTTGCGCTCAACACTTCTGAAACATCTGGGGGTTGACGAATAG
- a CDS encoding ABC transporter permease, translating into MILCWQAACSTGLLSTRLVASPVQILGTGWTLVQDGTLSTNMGVSLLRAVAGLSLAVVVGIGLALISGLSRLGENIVDAPLQIFRTLPVLALVPLFILWFGIGETPKILLVALGSTFPIYLNLHKGIRSIDPKLLEMTRTLRLSRSQTIRDVILPGALPDLLVGIRFAVGISWLMLVVAEQVNADSGIGHMMMDAQDFLRTDIIFVGLAIYGLLGLISDQCVRMLEHRALVWRPLHIQRTGNIG; encoded by the coding sequence ATGATCCTGTGCTGGCAGGCCGCCTGCTCCACGGGACTGCTTTCCACCAGACTGGTCGCATCTCCTGTCCAGATACTGGGAACAGGCTGGACTCTTGTTCAGGACGGCACGCTTTCGACCAATATGGGTGTCTCCCTTCTCCGCGCTGTTGCGGGCCTTTCTCTGGCTGTGGTGGTGGGAATCGGTCTCGCCCTGATTTCCGGCCTGTCCCGGCTTGGTGAAAATATCGTGGACGCGCCTCTCCAGATTTTTCGTACCCTGCCCGTTCTGGCGCTTGTGCCTCTCTTCATTCTCTGGTTCGGCATCGGAGAAACGCCGAAGATCCTTCTCGTGGCTCTTGGTTCCACATTCCCTATCTATCTCAACCTGCACAAAGGCATCCGTTCGATCGACCCCAAACTGCTGGAAATGACACGCACCCTGCGCCTGTCACGCAGTCAGACGATCCGTGACGTGATCCTGCCCGGTGCGTTGCCCGATCTGCTGGTCGGCATCCGCTTTGCGGTCGGCATTTCATGGCTGATGCTTGTCGTGGCCGAACAGGTCAACGCCGACAGCGGCATCGGACACATGATGATGGATGCACAGGATTTCCTCCGCACCGACATCATATTCGTGGGTCTTGCCATCTATGGTCTTCTCGGACTGATCTCTGATCAGTGCGTCCGGATGCTGGAACACCGGGCGCTGGTCTGGCGTCCTCTCCACATCCAGCGGACGGGAAACATCGGATGA
- a CDS encoding rhodanese-like domain-containing protein, whose product MNALFPSDAAIAETTSETVRERLRAGEEIALLDVREEAFFADGHPLFAVNLPLGRIEELVTGLIPRQTVPVVVYDNGEGLARPAIKLLRQLGYTAVSALAGNLDGWRASGGELFIDVNVPSKAFGELVEHVRHTPSLPAEEVHARIARGDDLVILDARRFVEYNTMSIPGGRSVPGAELALRVRDIAPSPDTTVIVNCAGRTRSIIGTQSLVNAEIPNPVFALRNGTIGWTLAGFELDHEASRKAPDFTETNHAKARQRAQELAEKTGVEFITPVQFKELDSRTDRSLYRLDVRSPEEYESGHLAGFRSAPGGQLVQATDEWIGVRHGTIVLTDTDGVRSRMTGHWLRQLGWKHVYVLDDWTGLKQETGPQSVLLPRPLAVVPSISPADLLAQNTKSNPHLILDLATSRAFRAGHVPGAFFIIPTDLVGHSDVLGSRRIVLTSPDGVAARIAARRLVENGVEAQVLEGGTAAWKAAGQALETGLSKENTLSEPVDIYKRPYEGTDNAREAMQAYLDWEFGLVAQLERDGTHGFSVLET is encoded by the coding sequence ATGAACGCGCTCTTCCCTTCTGACGCTGCGATAGCGGAAACCACCTCGGAAACCGTCCGTGAGCGGTTGCGCGCTGGTGAGGAAATTGCTCTTCTCGATGTGCGTGAAGAAGCATTTTTTGCAGACGGACACCCGCTTTTTGCCGTCAATCTTCCGCTGGGCCGTATCGAGGAACTGGTGACGGGACTCATCCCCCGGCAGACCGTTCCGGTCGTGGTGTATGACAATGGTGAAGGGCTTGCTCGCCCTGCCATCAAACTGCTCAGGCAACTGGGCTACACGGCTGTTTCAGCGCTTGCCGGAAATCTGGACGGCTGGCGTGCGTCTGGAGGTGAACTGTTTATCGACGTGAACGTGCCGTCCAAGGCGTTCGGCGAACTGGTCGAGCATGTCCGTCATACGCCGTCCCTGCCGGCGGAAGAGGTGCACGCCCGCATCGCGCGCGGCGATGATCTTGTTATCCTCGATGCGCGGCGCTTCGTGGAATACAACACGATGTCCATTCCCGGCGGTCGTTCCGTGCCTGGAGCGGAGCTCGCCCTTCGGGTGCGTGATATAGCGCCGTCACCGGACACCACGGTGATCGTGAATTGCGCTGGTCGCACACGTTCGATCATCGGTACGCAGTCACTGGTCAATGCAGAAATTCCCAACCCTGTTTTCGCCCTGCGCAACGGCACGATTGGCTGGACGCTGGCCGGGTTCGAGCTTGATCATGAGGCCAGTCGCAAGGCTCCTGATTTCACGGAGACGAATCACGCAAAAGCTCGACAGCGGGCGCAGGAACTCGCCGAGAAAACGGGTGTTGAGTTCATTACTCCTGTCCAGTTTAAGGAATTGGACAGCCGGACAGACCGTTCACTTTACCGGCTCGACGTGCGTTCACCGGAGGAATATGAGTCCGGGCATCTGGCTGGTTTTCGTTCCGCTCCCGGCGGTCAGCTGGTGCAGGCAACGGATGAATGGATCGGTGTGCGTCACGGCACGATCGTTCTGACGGACACGGATGGTGTTCGTTCCCGCATGACAGGCCACTGGCTACGCCAGCTTGGATGGAAGCATGTTTATGTTCTTGATGACTGGACGGGCCTGAAGCAGGAAACCGGTCCACAATCTGTTCTCCTGCCGCGTCCTCTTGCTGTCGTTCCTTCGATCTCGCCTGCTGATCTTCTGGCTCAGAATACAAAATCCAATCCGCACTTGATCCTTGACCTTGCCACCAGCCGGGCATTCAGGGCAGGGCATGTTCCCGGAGCTTTCTTTATTATTCCGACGGATCTGGTGGGACACTCCGACGTTCTCGGGTCGCGACGGATCGTTCTGACTTCTCCTGATGGTGTCGCTGCACGGATCGCGGCTCGGCGTCTCGTGGAAAACGGTGTTGAAGCACAAGTGCTGGAAGGTGGAACCGCAGCGTGGAAAGCCGCTGGTCAGGCGCTTGAAACGGGTCTGTCCAAAGAAAATACTCTTTCAGAGCCGGTCGATATCTACAAACGACCTTATGAGGGCACAGACAACGCGAGGGAAGCCATGCAGGCTTATCTCGACTGGGAGTTTGGTCTTGTCGCCCAGCTTGAACGCGACGGCACGCATGGCTTTTCAGTACTGGAAACATAG
- a CDS encoding TonB-dependent receptor has product MRRSKTPHAVRASTQAETLSVTGKNRTARKDAVLQKTPSSATLMSAERLDRLGVQSTKQLARLTPNLYIPNNMPGYSVINYFIRGIGEIDPQGEPSVGTYIDGVYLPRNMGNMQELLDVENIQIDRGPVTSIGHQSEGGAVHINTIVPTNKRRVVVQTGYGTYNEWQVGVAASGAILKDKLYGSIAFDHHARDGIDHNYAVNKDTNNIDYTQARGKLRFTPNEDWDITLAFDGTVDGSTNRGVGNLLNYYKYGNYNPAFPKNSYTQAGFTGNVRYTISPHLTLFSITGIRGYDDKGMYDNYGDIYSRGSQQLSYKDRMYSEELRLHGDYGRLDFNVGAYFLYEDWFTNRNANNSYGTLTNNPADIRYMPVNAVIDQLNRNWAVYGEAHYHLSPTVTLTAGLRFNWENHSNSETLSYLAGGNHITTVANQLATLLSSSPQGGIAWTASGNKSWTQLLPKGAITWQARPNLMTYASISQGGKSAGYDFRAQSPGATGSLQASIPYKPEIVTTYEVGVKTDPLPGRVRFNGALFWNQFDDIQLTTLDPSSGLSRRFNAGKGHSAGAEIETFFKITKDLDLHYTASYLYSSLDKFKGNATHIALADGSLYNTTPYAGAPLPWSPRFQNAGSLTYHIPVSLPGTFIIGADVSFQTNLHTTSLANRQDRIPAQTYVNAMMSWTSPDKRWQLQVQGRNLLDRRYLQGTSFTQGKGLPIYYSGYYTDPRTIYVTARFTL; this is encoded by the coding sequence TTGCGTCGCAGCAAGACGCCTCATGCCGTAAGAGCATCAACTCAGGCGGAGACTCTAAGCGTTACAGGAAAAAATCGCACGGCCCGTAAGGATGCCGTCCTTCAGAAAACGCCGTCTTCTGCGACATTGATGTCCGCGGAACGTCTTGATCGTCTGGGGGTACAAAGCACAAAACAGCTCGCACGCCTGACACCCAATCTCTACATTCCCAACAATATGCCCGGTTATTCAGTCATAAATTACTTCATTCGCGGCATTGGAGAAATCGACCCGCAAGGTGAACCCTCTGTCGGCACCTATATTGATGGTGTCTATCTGCCGCGCAATATGGGCAACATGCAGGAACTGCTCGATGTGGAGAATATCCAGATTGATCGTGGACCTGTCACGTCTATTGGTCATCAGTCTGAGGGAGGTGCAGTACACATCAATACCATCGTGCCGACCAACAAAAGGCGCGTCGTGGTTCAGACCGGCTACGGCACCTATAATGAATGGCAGGTCGGGGTGGCGGCAAGTGGCGCAATCCTGAAAGACAAGCTCTATGGCAGCATCGCCTTCGACCATCATGCCCGTGACGGCATCGATCATAACTATGCTGTCAACAAGGACACCAACAATATCGACTACACACAGGCACGTGGTAAACTCCGCTTTACGCCGAATGAAGACTGGGACATCACGCTTGCCTTCGACGGCACTGTGGATGGCAGCACCAACCGTGGTGTCGGCAATCTGTTGAACTACTACAAATACGGCAACTACAATCCGGCTTTTCCAAAAAACAGCTACACACAGGCCGGATTTACCGGCAATGTCCGTTATACCATCTCGCCACATCTGACCCTGTTTTCAATCACCGGCATCCGGGGATATGACGACAAGGGCATGTATGACAATTACGGCGATATCTATTCCCGTGGATCACAGCAACTCTCTTACAAAGACAGGATGTATTCGGAAGAACTGCGCCTGCATGGTGATTACGGCCGACTCGATTTCAATGTCGGCGCCTATTTCCTGTATGAAGACTGGTTTACAAACCGCAATGCCAACAACTCCTACGGCACACTGACGAACAATCCGGCCGACATCCGCTATATGCCGGTCAATGCAGTCATCGACCAGCTCAATCGTAACTGGGCCGTGTATGGAGAAGCGCACTATCATCTGAGCCCGACCGTGACTCTGACAGCAGGATTGCGATTCAACTGGGAGAATCATTCGAACTCTGAAACGCTGAGTTATCTGGCAGGCGGCAATCATATTACTACAGTGGCCAACCAGCTCGCGACACTCCTGTCCTCATCTCCGCAGGGCGGGATTGCGTGGACTGCTTCCGGCAACAAGAGCTGGACACAGCTCCTGCCCAAAGGCGCGATCACCTGGCAGGCGCGTCCGAACCTGATGACATATGCTTCCATCTCGCAGGGCGGCAAATCGGCAGGTTACGACTTCCGTGCGCAGTCTCCGGGAGCCACAGGCAGTCTTCAGGCATCCATCCCCTACAAACCAGAAATTGTCACGACCTACGAAGTCGGGGTTAAAACCGACCCGCTACCCGGACGTGTACGCTTTAATGGCGCCCTGTTCTGGAATCAGTTTGATGATATCCAGTTGACAACACTTGATCCATCCTCAGGATTGAGTCGTCGGTTCAACGCGGGAAAAGGTCATTCCGCAGGCGCCGAGATCGAAACATTCTTCAAGATCACAAAAGATCTCGATCTGCACTACACCGCCTCCTATCTTTATTCGTCTCTGGACAAGTTCAAAGGGAATGCCACCCATATTGCTCTGGCAGACGGCAGTCTTTACAACACGACGCCTTATGCCGGAGCCCCCCTGCCCTGGTCACCCCGTTTTCAGAATGCGGGTTCCCTGACCTATCATATTCCTGTGTCTTTACCGGGTACATTCATAATCGGCGCCGATGTTTCCTTTCAGACCAATCTGCACACGACTTCTCTGGCCAACCGGCAGGACCGGATTCCGGCTCAGACCTACGTCAACGCCATGATGAGCTGGACCAGTCCCGACAAACGCTGGCAGCTACAGGTGCAGGGACGCAACCTGCTGGATCGACGCTATCTGCAAGGGACCAGCTTTACGCAAGGCAAGGGCCTTCCGATCTATTATTCAGGATATTACACAGACCCACGCACGATTTACGTCACTGCACGCTTTACATTGTAA